Proteins found in one Kluyveromyces marxianus DMKU3-1042 DNA, complete genome, chromosome 2 genomic segment:
- the RSN1 gene encoding Rsn1p, with protein sequence MTSSDTKNTSTSQVLSSLVFNSIVFGVFLISFILLRLKEKRIYQPKSSYELIDEEKRPQPLPSGLWQWIIPLLKKSDNFIIQQAGLDGYFFLRYLLVISVYCGVSMLYIFPTLIPINVVHGVRHSGFDMLAFSNVDEKHRYYGHVFCAWAFFWGFLYVMYRELTLYASLRQNVLASPRYAKKLSSRTVLFQSVPDQYLSEVEFGKLFDNVSTIWIARGAKELSKLVEERDKLALQLEGAETAYLKKAVKAVNKLKKKHGGVEALSVSNDIETYVPHKKRPKHRLKFLVGKKVDTIDYAKEKLPELNKKIKELQAKHMEEKPMNSVFVEFKSQYDAQKAVQMVRHHTPLMLTPGYVGIDPHDIQWFNLRMHWLERLVRTFGSNSAIVALVILWAIPVAFVGLVSNITYLTNKLPWLRFIYNMPTQLLGIITSLAPTIALTLLMMLLPIFIRKMALLSGAPSVQHIEYYTQQSYFAFQVIQVFLVTTLASSATSTVTAIVNEPTSAMKLLAQNLPKSSNFYIGYIMLQGLSISSGALLQIVPLITFHLLGMLLDSTARKKWTRFTNLPTMSWGTTFPVYTNLAVITFSYAIISPLILLFACVGFFLLYIAYLYNLTYVYQESTDSRGIHYPRALFQTMVGLYLGQICLLGLFVVGKGWGPIVLQAICLGVTVFIHVNLNAAYDHLITVVPIDTMKALDGKSNTPSYVRIENEDEEKDEIKELPPFQIKKYQPRSSGQYDQRTTSMFSDNTYEIQTGVFDTDNENNINAVPLLADGDTTPVVAAPFWKRFFQPHIYLSYKAVKSRLPEIYNLPDPKEMTDPEDIKHAYDYPTVSSKCPYLWIPRDPYGFSTVQIQELEGIVEISDEGASFNEKGAIEWETAPPSYNDSQAEKVISNPFKEEEEDDLKLSD encoded by the coding sequence ATGACAAGCAGCGACACTAAAAACACCTCGACGTCGCAGGTGCTGTCGTCATTGGTGTTCAACAGTATTGTTTTTGGAGTGTTTCTCATCTCATTCATCCTTTTGAGACTCAAGGAAAAACGTATTTACCAGCCCAAGTCGTCGTATGAGCTTATAGACGAGGAAAAACGGCCCCAGCCCTTGCCCAGTGGGCTGTGGCAATGGATTATTCCTTTGCTCAAGAAATCGGACAACTTTATCATCCAACAAGCGGGGCTCGATGGCTACTTCTTTCTCCGGTATCTCCTGGTTATTTCGGTATACTGCGGTGTGTCGATGCTGTACATCTTCCCTACGTTGATCCCAATAAACGTGGTTCACGGTGTCAGACACAGCGGGTTCGATATGTTGGCCTTCTCGAATGTTGACGAGAAGCACAGATATTATGGTCACGTGTTCTGCGCATGGGCATTCTTCTGGGGGTTCCTATACGTGATGTATCGGGAGCTCACGCTGTATGCGTCGCTCAGACAGAACGTGTTGGCGTCGCCACGGTATGCGAAGAAGCTCTCGTCGAGAACGGTGCTTTTCCAGTCTGTTCCCGATCAGTATTTGTCCGAGGTCGAGTTCGGCAAGCTATTCGACAATGTGTCAACGATATGGATCGCTAGAGGCGCGAAAGAGTTGAGCAAGCTGGTCGAGGAGCGTGACAAGTTGGCGTTGCAGCTTGAGGGTGCCGAGACTGCgtacttgaagaaggctgTGAAGGCGGtcaacaagttgaagaagaagcacGGCGGTGTCGAGGCGTTGAGCGTGTCAAACGATATCGAGACGTATGTGCCCCACAAGAAGAGACCCAAGCACAGGCTCAAGTTCCTTGTCGGTAAGAAGGTTGACACCATCGATTATGCGAAGGAGAAGTTGCCCGAGTTgaacaaaaagatcaaggaGTTGCAAGCGAAACACATGGAGGAAAAGCCAATGAACTCGGTTTTCGTCGAGTTCAAGAGCCAGTACGATGCGCAAAAAGCGGTGCAAATGGTGCGTCATCACACCCCGTTGATGTTGACTCCCGGTTATGTGGGCATTGACCCTCATGATATCCAGTGGTTTAACTTGAGAATGCACTGGCTCGAAAGACTCGTTAGAACGTTTGGTAGTAACAGTGCGATCGTTGCGCTTGTGATCTTGTGGGCTATTCCTGTCGCGTTTGTGGGTTTGGTCTCCAATATTACTTACTTGACTAATAAGTTGCCATGGCTAAGGTTTATCTACAACATGCCTACCCAATTGCTTGGTATCATCACCAGTTTGGCGCCAACCATCGCTTTGaccttgttgatgatgctGTTGCCTATATTCATTAGGAAAATGGCGTTGCTCTCGGGTGCGCCCTCCGTGCAACACATCGAGTACTACACACAACAGTCCTATTTCGCTTTCCAGGTCATCCAAGTGTTCTTGGTTACTACCTTGGCTTCCAGTGCTACGTCAACGGTAACAGCCATCGTTAACGAACCAACATCGGCAATGAAACTCTTGGCCCAGAACTTGCCAAAGAGTTCGAATTTCTACATTGGTTACATCATGCTTCAAGGTTTGTCCATCTCCTCGGGTGCCCTACTGCAAATCGTCCCACTTATCACGTTCCACTTGTTGGGGATGTTGCTCGACTCGACCGCTAGAAAGAAGTGGACCAGATTCACCAACTTGCCCACGATGTCCTGGGGTACCACTTTCCCAGTGTACACTAACTTGGCTGTCATCACTTTCTCGTACGCCATCATCTCGCCATTGATCTTGCTCTTCGCATGCGTCGGGTTCTTCCTCTTGTACATTGCTTATTTGTACAACTTGACCTACGTGTACCAGGAATCCACCGATTCCCGTGGTATCCACTACCCAAGAGCCTTGTTCCAAACAATGGTCGGCTTGTACCTAGGTCAAATCTGTTTGCTAGGTCTATTTGTCGTGGGTAAAGGTTGGGGTCCAATCGTTTTGCAAGCAATCTGTCTCGGTGTCACTGTGTTCATCCACGTTAACTTGAACGCCGCATACGATCACTTGATCACTGTGGTGCCAATCGATACCATGAAGGCCCTCGACGGTAAGTCTAACACTCCATCCTACGTCAGAATAGAAAACGAGGATGAGGAGAAGGACGAAATCAAAGAACTGCCTCCAttccaaatcaagaagtacCAACCTCGTTCCTCCGGTCAGTACGACCAAAGAACAACCTCGATGTTCAGCGACAACACCTACGAAATCCAAACTGGTGTCTTCGACACCGACAACGAAAACAACATTAACGCTGTTCCACTCTTGGCTGACGGTGACACAACTCCAGTGGTGGCTGCTCCATTCTGGAAACGTTTCTTCCAACCACACATCTACCTATCCTACAAAGCTGTTAAATCAAGATTGCCAGAAATTTACAACCTGCCTGATCCAAAGGAAATGACTGACCCTGAAGACATTAAGCACGCTTACGATTACCCAACCGTGTCCTCTAAGTGTCCATACCTATGGATTCCTCGTGACCCATATGGTTTCTCCACGGTCCAAATCCAAGAACTAGAAGGCATTGTTGAAATATCTGACGAAGGTGCCTCTTTCAACGAAAAGGGCGCCATCGAATGGGAAACTGCTCCACCTTCTTACAACGATTCACAGGCTGAAAAGGTTATC
- the CAC2 gene encoding Cac2p, translating into MVQSESLQIYWHDSHPIYSVCFQPVKKNEEAIGGRTRRLFTSGGDNKVRVWQLNENEEGKIDSIDFLSSLTQHEQAVNVCRFNEQGDILATGGDDGLLLLWKQNETVVREFGMDEEEFADLKESWTVWKRLRSGSGLNAEIYDISWNASGTCVAVASLDHTVRVFDVEKGSVVGHISEHNHYVQGIVWDPLGEYLVSQSADRSVVVCRVVYEGGQGQERGQVCGLELVNKIVKCELPRRKEGELVGPGPGSGERPGLDFESSRVGFLFHNETLPSFFRRLCMSPCGSLLCVPAGIQAQPQAPAQSQPQPEAGAGSESAESQAGPLPLPLASQNTLYIYTRGSLGSNKPLFSLPFLEKPALVARFNPVLFEGASRWVLLPYKLVFAVATTNEVLVYDTQETAPIAVVGNLHYSPITDLAWSADGRLLMVSSTDGFCSYVNFGTALGNALGKDLGTPVPKAIPEAQTMPGPNSKPGAETKPGPQTQASPSQAQASPSQTPATAKAKRRVQPTLVGEITDE; encoded by the coding sequence ATGGTCCAATCGGAGAGTTTGCAGATATATTGGCACGATTCGCACCCGATATATTCGGTTTGTTTCCAACcagtgaagaagaatgagGAGGCGATTGGTGGGCGCACGAGGCGTCTTTTCACGTCTGGAGGGGATAATAAGGTGCGTGTGTGGCAGCTGAATGAGAATGAGGAGGGGAAGATTGATAGTATTGATTTTCTTTCGTCGTTAACGCAGCACGAACAAGCGGTGAACGTTTGTAGGTTCAACGAACAAGGCGATATCCTGGCTACAGGCGGTGACGACGggctgttgttgctgtggAAGCAGAATGAGACAGTTGTGCGGGAGTTTGGGATGGACGAGGAGGAGTTTGCTGATCTGAAGGAGTCGTGGACGGTGTGGAAGCGGCTGAGATCTGGGTCTGGATTGAATGCGGAGATATACGATATATCGTGGAATGCGTCTGGGACGTGCGTTGCGGTTGCGTCGCTGGACCATACGGTGCGTGTGTTTGATGTTGAGAAGGGGAGTGTTGTTGGGCACATTTCCGAGCACAATCACTATGTGCAGGGGATAGTGTGGGACCCGCTGGGGGAGTATTTGGTGTCGCAATCTGCGGACCGGTCGGTTGTTGTGTGCAGGGTTGTGTATGAGGGGGGGCAGGGCCAGGAACGTGGCCAGGTGTGTGGATTGGAGCTTGTGAACAAGATAGTGAAGTGCGAGTTGCCCAGGAGGAAGGAGGGGGAACTAGTAGGGCCAGGACCAGGGTCTGGAGAGAGGCCCGGTTTGGATTTCGAGAGTTCGAGGGTCGGGTTTCTGTTCCACAACGAGACGTTGCCGTCGTTCTTCCGGAGACTGTGCATGTCTCCCTGCGGGAGCCTGCTGTGTGTTCCAGCGGGGATTCAGGCGCAACCCCAGGCACCAGCTCAATCCCAGCCCCAGCCTGAGGCTGGGGCTGGATCTGAGTCTGCTGAGTCTCAGGCTGGGCCCCTGCCCCTGCCCTTGGCCTCGCAAAACACACTCTACATCTACACCAGGGGCTCACTGGGGTCCAACAAGCCATTGTTCTCGCTCCCGTTCCTTGAGAAACCGGCGCTCGTGGCCAGGTTCAACCCGGTTTTGTTCGAGGGAGCCTCCCGGTGGGTGCTTCTACCGTACAAGCTGGTGTTTGCCGTAGCGACGACGAACGAGGTGCTGGTATACGACACGCAAGAGACTGCGCCAATTGCAGTGGTTGGGAATCTGCATTACTCGCCGATAACGGACCTGGCGTGGAGCGCTGACGGCAGGCTGCTGATGGTGTCGAGCACGGATGGGTTCTGTTCGTATGTGAACTTTGGCACGGCCTTGGGCAATGCTTTAGGCAAGGACTTGGGCACGCCAGTGCCTAAGGCTATTCCAGAGGCCCAGACTATGCCAGGGCCCAATTCCAAGCCAGGGGCCGAGACTAAGCCAGGGCCCCAGACCCAGGCCAGTCCCTCCCAGGCCCAGGCCAGTCCCTCCCAAACGCCAGCGACGGCCAAAGCCAAGCGCAGAGTGCAGCCGACACTCGTTGGGGAAATAACTGATGAATAG
- a CDS encoding HAD domain phosphoesterase family swiss army knife RNA repair protein, producing the protein MHNKKQTRMDETEGKESSKAPEKDGSVSKDTLTMEHSVLFEWNSVDSALNVPSMAHDKIKKICIFDFDNTLFKSPGPNPHLYSPELYRALLSPHVFSNGGWWSEPRFLGSLIDEFLDRSDEVDDSVYWNREMVDEARESWSHRDDGTLTILMTGRKELLFSGLLSKLAHEEVFGEPLHFHGAFLKRQGYATTMAYKCACLRSLLDYYSNAEEVVMYDDRRQQLEGFDVFFNEYREARALSRGQGQGHSLKHTLVAVEPVIDYLAPAKEIATVADIFQEHNNDVDCKMQGLKGMIHGPICSLKFQMDHLTLTTEKTESPRQYLLLDCRETHKLRLLVEKMGEDTNMVYPFSLPVVVACPDSSQQQQEGPEQKIETPEQQQHNHLSVPGPKIVTPDVSTDDFQELMAQPDRVFPHEPIEWSIHEALVLDSRKLAFTVTSAQKQGMHILFTCPYNDADIQDVKNTGMPPHINHSMPTFTAVAVPRYTYTSEPTTGPATTTTYH; encoded by the coding sequence ATGcacaacaagaaacaaacaagaatgGACGAAACAGAGGGTAAAGAGTCAAGTAAGGCCCCGGAAAAGGACGGATCTGTATCCAAAGATACACTAACAATGGAACATAGCGTTTTGTTCGAGTGGAATAGCGTGGATTCGGCGCTAAATGTGCCCTCGATGGCCCATGACAAGATCAAAAAGATATGCATCTTCGACTTTGACAACACTTTGTTCAAGTCTCCAGGCCCAAACCCGCACTTATACTCGCCAGAGTTGTATAGGGCATTGTTGAGCCCACATGTGTTCAGTAACGGGGGCTGGTGGAGCGAGCCTCGGTTCTTGGGGTCGCTTATCGATGAGTTTTTGGACCGTTCCGATGAGGTCGATGACTCTGTTTATTGGAACCGGGAGATGGTTGATGAGGCTAGGGAGTCGTGGTCCCACAGGGACGATGGGACGTTGACTATTCTGATGACTGGTCGGAAAGAGCTGTTGTTCAGCGGGTTGCTGTCGAAGCTCGCGCACGAAGAAGTGTTTGGAGAGCCGTTGCACTTCCACGGCGCGTTCTTGAAACGGCAAGGGTATGCGACGACCATGGCGTACAAGTGCGCGTGCTTGCGGTCGCTATTGGACTACTACTCGAATGCAGAAGAGGTTGTGATGTACGATGACCGGAGGCAGCAGCTCGAAGGGTTCGATGTGTTTTTCAACGAGTACCGGGAAGCAAGAGCCTTGAGCCGtggccagggccagggccacAGTCTCAAGCACACGCTAGTAGCGGTAGAGCCAGTGATTGACTACTTGGCGCCCGCGAAGGAGATAGCTACGGTTGCCGACATTTTCCAGGAACACAACAACGATGTGGATTGCAAGATGCAGGGGTTGAAGGGAATGATCCACGGTCCGATATGTTCGCTCAAGTTCCAGATGGACCATCTCACGCTAACTACCGAGAAGACCGAGAGCCCGCGACAGTACCTGCTGTTGGACTGCAGGGAGACACACAAGCTGAGGCTCTTGGTGGAGAAGATGGGTGAGGACACGAACATGGTGTATCCGTTTTCGCTGCCGGTTGTAGTGGCCTGTCCCGACTCGAgtcagcagcagcaggagGGTCCTGAGCAGAAGATAGAGACACCtgagcagcagcaacacAACCACCTCTCGGTACCTGGCCCCAAGATCGTCACCCCAGACGTCTCCACCGACGACTTCCAAGAGCTGATGGCCCAGCCGGACCGCGTGTTCCCGCACGAACCCATTGAATGGTCCATCCACGAAGCACTCGTCCTAGACTCCAGAAAACTAGCATTCACAGTAACCTCTGCCCAGAAACAAGGCATGCACATCCTCTTCACCTGCCCCTACAACGACGCCGACATCCAGGACGTCAAGAACACCGGCATGCCTCCACACATCAACCATTCGATGCCCACTTTCACAGCAGTCGCCGTGCCCCGCTACACCTACACAAGCGAGCCTACCACCGGCcctgctactactactacataTCACTAA
- a CDS encoding putative endodeoxyribonuclease, giving the protein MPPDLPLIDAHCHVSGNTRVQDDDDGIQRCLMSTNQTDLKAIRSAKERLGGRVFAGFGVHPWYSHLFVELNKLNKLEHYSSVLRGPDSEAIAAQLPEPVPLQQYIDECLGQCQGTGQDTPQWASCIGEIGLDKVFRIPEPEPGPGSESSPKASPKASPKANPKTTLSRSRTTMDHQIAIFTSMLDLACAKRLPVSIHSVKCHGKVLEICTKKLLDSSVNVCIHSFTGTLDTLHLWLATFPHERLFFSVSWIINVNRAQAQGQAASTNLLKHIPLQCILTETDCCVDVEPLDSQRRMLTRVLEAIAEAHSMSIEDAAATVQRNFARYIGETHS; this is encoded by the coding sequence ATGCCACCAGACCTCCCCCTTATCGATGCACATTGTCACGTCTCAGGCAATACCAGAGTCCAGGACGACGACGACGGAATACAGCGATGTCTCATGAGCACCAACCAAACCGACTTGAAGGCTATCCGGAGCGCAAAAGAGAGGCTCGGGGGCCGCGTATTTGCTGGTTTTGGCGTGCACCCGTGGTATAGCCATTTGTTTGTGGAGCTGAACAAGCTGAACAAGCTGGAACACTATTCTAGTGTGTTGAGGGGACCCGATAGCGAGGCAATTGCTGCGCAATTGCCCGAGCCTGTGCCGTTGCAGCAGTATATTGATGAGTGTCTTGGCCAGTGCCAAGGCACTGGCCAAGATACTCCCCAGTGGGCCTCTTGCATTGGCGAAATAGGGCTCGATAAGGTGTTTCGGATTCCTGAGCCAGAGCCAGGGCCCGGGTCAGAGTCCAGTCCCAAGGCCAGTCCCAAGGCCAGTCCCAAGGCCAATCCCAAGACCACCCTCTCCCGCTCCCGCACTACAATGGACCACCAAATAGCCATATTCACATCCATGCTCGACCTGGCCTGTGCCAAACGTCTCCCCGTCTCCATCCACTCCGTCAAGTGCCACGGCAAAGTGCTCGAGATATGCACCAAAAAACTGCTCGACTCGAGCGTCAACGTGTGCATACACTCCTTCACGGGCACCCTCGACACCCTACACCTGTGGCTTGCCACGTTCCCGCACGAACGGCTCTTCTTTAGCGTTTCCTGGATAATCAACGTCAACAGggcccaggcccagggCCAAGCAGCGTCCACCAACCTCCTCAAACACATCCCATTGCAATGCATCCTCACGGAAACGGACTGTTGCGTGGACGTGGAGCCGCTAGACTCGCAGCGGCGCATGCTCACGCGCGTGCTCGAGGCCATTGCCGAAGCCCACTCGATGAGCATCGAAGACGCAGCCGCAACAGTGCAGCGCAACTTCGCCAGGTATATAGGGGAAACACATagttga
- the CUE1 gene encoding coupling of ubiquitin conjugation to ER degradation protein 1 codes for MADQGTTLFFVLVITGYIALKWFMSNNEQHPSVQANGASSASSTNGASNGSSGNGSSGRRTPRPRRIRRPVNQDMIEVVQSLAPHLHPEQIRYDLEQTGSVEATVERFLSGREMPFPPDYQGEASTTNGTTSSSTDPRKRSNIKPDNLLQKYDVDPEEDMSGVDASDLSINERKRLMVWKARKNMEKEVKKSEYLQKLLGA; via the coding sequence ATGGCAGACCAGGGCACTACGTTGTTTTTCGTGCTTGTGATCACCGGTTACATTGCTTTGAAATGGTTTATGAGCAACAACGAGCAGCACCCTTCGGTGCAGGCCAATGGCGCCAGCAGCGCCAGCAGCACCAATGGGGCCAGTAATGGCTCATCAGGTAACGGTTCCAGTGGGAGAAGGACCCCCAGGCCCAGACGGATCCGTCGTCCTGTGAACCAGGACATGATCGAGGTTGTGCAGTCGTTGGCACCACATTTGCATCCAGAACAGATCAGATACGACTTGGAACAGACCGGGTCGGTCGAGGCGACCGTGGAGAGGTTCCTTTCCGGGAGAGAGATGCCGTTCCCGCCAGATTACCAGGGGGAAGCATCCACCACCAACGGTACCACATCATCGTCCACAGATCCACGGAAAAGATCTAACATCAAGCCGGACAACCTCTTGCAGAAGTACGACGTGGACCCCGAGGAGGACATGTCTGGCGTGGATGCTAGCGATCTGTCGATCAACGAGAGGAAGCGTCTGATGGTGTGGAAGGCGCGGAAGAACATGGAGAAGgaagtgaagaagagcGAGTACTTGCAGAAGTTGTTGGGGGCCTAG
- the SAP30 gene encoding Sap30p, which yields MAPRTHSNSESESKGKSESKSKSAAQSGSGSSTRAGVKQRLSSAQQQYLKDLAKKHIHNNHRKNTPLANPVDFEQYSDDFLRRYKDRFQLDTPDNLSIQGYLLSSNIGKHTYSYKRNHESMPDARITKQELARGVKEHFDNYTVREAECLPQFIYKVQNKKKKFRMEFKG from the coding sequence ATGGCCCCCAGAACACACTCCAACTCGGAATCGGAATCCAAGGGCAAATCGGAGTCCAAGAGCAAGTCTGCTGCTCAATCCGGATCAGGCTCGTCCACCAGAGCAGGTGTCAAACAACGGCTCTCTTCTGCCCAGCAACAGTACCTCAAGGACCTCGCCAAGAAACACATACACAACAACCACCGCAAGAACACCCCGCTCGCCAACCCAGTCGACTTCGAACAGTACTCAGACGACTTTCTAAGGCGATACAAAGACAGGTTCCAGCTCGATACTCCAGATAACTTGTCGATACAGGGCTATCTCTTGAGCTCGAACATCGGGAAACACACGTACTCGTACAAGCGCAACCACGAGTCGATGCCCGACGCGCGAATCACGAAACAGGAACTCGCTCGCGGCGTGAAGGAGCATTTCGACAACTATACGGTAAGAGAGGCAGAGTGTCTGCCCCAGTTTATATACAAGGTgcagaacaagaagaagaagttccGCATGGAGTTTAAGGGATAA
- a CDS encoding DUP superfamily family, producing the protein MTTPYLPLMKEGSENPPQLSRSKLGKDLGRGRFSHAKAEHPWAYASSIASIVIMILFIVAAVQEIRNGDEESILPLFHLLLSVVCFIVGAICMGIMFDPIPTSRISEAQDALFFLKLIATGHSWDEVGRIMNSYLFERGIWWTNSCFYDSEQCYNFFVSYSKGCADPAIEPFIEQAKSKLAESMAVQWEEIQVPGHS; encoded by the coding sequence ATGACAACACCATATTTACCGTTAATGAAAGAAGGGTCAGAAAACCCTCCACAACTCAGTCGTTCAAAGCTCGGCAAAGACCTTGGTAGGGGCAGGTTTTCCCATGCCAAGGCCGAACACCCCTGGGCATACGCCTCCTCGATAGCTTCAATCGTCATAATGATCCTTTTTATCGTTGCAGCTGTACAAGAAATCCGTAACGGTGACGAAGAAAGTATATTACCTCTTTTTCACTTACTTCTGAGTGTGGTTTGTTTTATAGTGGGGGCAATTTGTATGGGTATCATGTTTGACCCCATTCCAACAAGTCGTATTAGCGAGGCTCAGGATgccctctttttcttgaagctaATTGCAACAGGCCATTCGTGGGACGAAGTGGGTAGAATTATGAACTCCTATCTCTTTGAGAGAGGAATTTGGTGGACAAACAGCTGCTTTTACGACAGTGAACAGTGTTACAACTTTTTTGTAAGCTATTCCAAAGGATGTGCTGACCCTGCTATAGAGCCGTTTATCGAGCAAGCTAAAAGCAAGCTGGCTGAAAGCATGGCTGTACAGTGGGAGGAAATTCAGGTTCCGGGTCATTCATAG